The Planctomycetaceae bacterium genome has a segment encoding these proteins:
- a CDS encoding sugar-binding domain-containing protein encodes MSIPRSEYPRPQFVRDQWLCLNGTWQFEIDYADTGRERGLRDVELKGSITVPFCPESPLSGVGHFDFMNAVWYRRTVMIPRQWGGQNVLLHFQAVDHDATVWVNGTFAGRHRGGFTPFTCDLTGIAQAGQEITIVVRARDLKGNMIGQAGGKQCPGYERSGCMYTRTTGIWQTVWLEPVPAVYLMRPRLTPDMTTGTLRILQPVTNSRPGTSVRATLADDKGAVVTATVPADLDFTPTVELKIPAQRLRPWSIEDPFLYGLTIELLDSAGAVVDKFDSYAGMRSVTIDGMAVKINGKKVFQRLVLDQGYYPDGILTAPSDEALVKDIEISQAAGFNGARLHQKVFEERFLYHADRLGYIVWGEFGDWGQDRPRARATYITQWLEALQRDYSHPSIVGWCPLNESAEEITDEISGTDDLTLGLYYATKAMDPTRPVLDASGYSHRVPFVDIYDSHDYDQAPATFAQRHAGLAKGEPFVNNGGHAHSRWSQPYRGQPYFVSEFGGIWWNPKAAKDEPSWGYGQRPQDVEEFYNRFKGLCDALLDDPNMMGYCYTQLTDVFQEQNGVVYFDRGEKFDMKKLHAIQSRQAAIEK; translated from the coding sequence ATGAGCATTCCCCGCAGCGAATATCCGCGGCCGCAGTTTGTGCGAGATCAGTGGCTGTGCCTTAACGGCACATGGCAGTTCGAGATCGACTACGCCGACACCGGCCGCGAGCGCGGGCTGCGCGATGTCGAGCTTAAGGGCAGCATCACCGTGCCGTTCTGCCCCGAGAGCCCGCTGTCGGGCGTGGGGCACTTCGACTTCATGAATGCCGTGTGGTACCGCCGCACGGTGATGATCCCGCGGCAGTGGGGCGGGCAGAACGTGCTGCTGCACTTCCAGGCCGTCGACCACGACGCCACCGTCTGGGTCAACGGCACATTCGCGGGTCGGCACCGCGGCGGCTTCACGCCCTTCACGTGCGACCTGACGGGCATCGCCCAGGCGGGGCAGGAGATCACCATCGTCGTCCGCGCCCGCGACCTCAAGGGCAACATGATCGGCCAGGCCGGCGGAAAGCAATGCCCCGGCTACGAGCGCAGCGGCTGCATGTACACGCGCACGACGGGCATCTGGCAGACGGTCTGGCTCGAACCCGTCCCGGCCGTGTACCTGATGCGCCCGCGCCTCACGCCGGACATGACAACCGGCACGCTGCGCATTCTGCAGCCGGTCACCAACAGCCGCCCGGGCACCAGCGTCCGCGCGACCCTCGCCGACGACAAGGGCGCCGTCGTCACCGCCACCGTGCCGGCCGACCTGGACTTCACGCCCACCGTCGAGTTGAAGATCCCCGCCCAGCGCCTGCGCCCCTGGAGCATCGAAGACCCGTTCCTGTACGGTCTGACGATCGAGCTGCTCGATTCGGCTGGGGCAGTGGTCGACAAGTTCGACAGCTACGCCGGCATGCGCAGCGTGACCATCGATGGGATGGCCGTGAAGATCAACGGCAAGAAAGTCTTCCAGCGGCTGGTGCTCGACCAGGGCTATTACCCCGACGGCATTTTGACGGCGCCGTCGGACGAGGCGCTGGTGAAGGACATCGAGATCTCTCAGGCGGCGGGGTTCAACGGGGCGCGGCTGCACCAGAAGGTGTTCGAGGAGCGGTTCCTGTACCACGCCGACCGGCTGGGGTACATCGTCTGGGGCGAGTTCGGCGACTGGGGGCAGGACCGCCCCCGCGCCAGGGCGACGTATATCACGCAGTGGCTCGAGGCCCTGCAGCGCGACTACAGCCACCCGTCCATCGTCGGATGGTGCCCGCTGAACGAGTCGGCCGAGGAGATCACCGACGAGATCTCCGGCACCGACGACTTGACGCTGGGCCTCTACTACGCCACCAAGGCGATGGACCCGACGCGCCCCGTGCTGGACGCCAGCGGATACAGCCACCGCGTGCCCTTCGTCGACATCTACGACAGCCACGACTACGACCAGGCCCCCGCAACCTTCGCCCAGCGCCACGCCGGATTGGCCAAGGGCGAGCCGTTCGTCAACAACGGCGGCCACGCGCACTCGCGATGGTCGCAGCCGTACCGCGGTCAGCCGTACTTCGTCAGCGAGTTCGGCGGGATCTGGTGGAACCCCAAGGCCGCCAAGGACGAGCCCTCCTGGGGCTACGGTCAGCGGCCCCAAGACGTCGAAGAGTTCTACAATCGCTTCAAGGGCCTCTGCGACGCGCTGCTGGACGACCCGAACATGATGGGCTACTGCTACACGCAGCTCACGGACGTCTTCCAGGAACAGAACGGCGTGGTCTACTTCGACCGCGGCGAGAAGTTCGACATGAAGAAACTCCACGCGATCCAGTCGCGCCAGGCGGCGATAGAGAAATAG
- the lsrF gene encoding 3-hydroxy-5-phosphonooxypentane-2,4-dione thiolase, with the protein MADKDVKSDAKDFHESVPVSSDKFFLKGAHSLDWGMQNRLARIFNPRSGRTVMLAFDHGYFMGPTSGLERMDLSIVPLAEHVDALMCTRGALRTTISAATSRPVVLRCSAGVSILKELSEELIGVDIEDAIRINASAITCQVFIGGPFEHQTIGNLVKLIDSGNRHGIPTLAVTAVGKELVRDSRYLGLATRICAELGAHFVKTYFCEEGFEQVVAGCPIPVVIAGGKKLPEMDALDMAYKAIDQGAAGVDMGRNIFLSDSPLGMVKAVRGIVHDGLSVKEAYELYQTIKNER; encoded by the coding sequence ATGGCCGACAAAGACGTCAAGAGCGACGCCAAGGACTTCCACGAAAGCGTTCCGGTTTCCAGCGACAAGTTCTTTCTCAAGGGTGCGCACTCGCTCGACTGGGGCATGCAGAACCGCCTGGCGCGGATCTTCAACCCGCGATCGGGGCGCACCGTTATGCTGGCGTTCGACCACGGGTACTTCATGGGCCCGACGTCCGGCCTGGAGCGCATGGACCTGAGCATCGTGCCGCTGGCCGAGCACGTCGACGCCCTGATGTGTACCCGCGGGGCGCTGCGGACGACGATCTCGGCGGCGACCTCGCGCCCGGTCGTGCTGCGGTGCAGCGCCGGCGTGAGCATCCTGAAAGAACTGTCCGAGGAGCTCATCGGCGTCGACATCGAAGACGCCATCCGCATCAACGCCTCGGCGATCACCTGCCAGGTGTTCATCGGCGGGCCCTTCGAGCACCAGACCATCGGCAATCTCGTCAAGCTCATCGACTCGGGCAACCGCCACGGCATCCCCACGCTGGCCGTCACTGCCGTGGGCAAAGAGCTCGTCCGCGACAGCCGCTACCTCGGTCTGGCGACGCGCATCTGCGCGGAGCTGGGCGCGCACTTCGTCAAGACGTACTTCTGCGAAGAGGGCTTCGAGCAGGTCGTGGCCGGCTGCCCGATCCCAGTGGTGATCGCCGGCGGCAAGAAACTGCCCGAGATGGACGCGCTGGACATGGCATACAAGGCCATCGACCAGGGCGCCGCCGGCGTCGACATGGGCCGCAACATCTTCCTGTCCGACAGCCCGCTGGGGATGGTCAAGGCCGTCCGCGGCATCGTGCATGACGGGCTAAGCGTCAAAGAGGCATACGAGCTTTACCAGACGATCAAGAACGAGCGATAG
- a CDS encoding BrnT family toxin, whose amino-acid sequence MAHSAGEARYYCIGRVGPGILTVRFTYRGGTIRLIGAGYWRKGKKLYEEENKIHG is encoded by the coding sequence TTGGCCCACAGCGCAGGGGAAGCCAGGTATTACTGCATCGGGCGAGTTGGCCCGGGGATTCTGACCGTCCGGTTCACTTACCGTGGCGGAACCATCCGCCTGATTGGCGCGGGGTATTGGCGGAAAGGAAAGAAGTTATATGAAGAAGAAAATAAAATACACGGATGA